One segment of Mycolicibacterium neworleansense DNA contains the following:
- a CDS encoding ATP-dependent helicase, translated as MGVRYSPAELSSALGLFPPTEEQAAVIAAPPGPVVVIAGAGAGKTETMAARVVWLVANGYATPSQVLGLTFTRKAAGQLLRRVRTRLARLAGAGLAPGSGGGDEIPTVSTYHAFAGTLLREHGLLLPVEPDTRLLSETELWQLAFEVVCAHPGELAIEKTPAAVTDMVLRLAGALAEHLVDTDQLRDTHVELERLVHTLPAGPYQRDRGPSQWLLKMLSTQTERTELVPLIDALHQRMRADKVMDFGMQMSAAARLAANFPQVGEQLRQRFRVVLLDEYQDTGHAQRVALSSLFGGGVDDGLALTAVGDPIQSIYGWRGASATNLPRFTTDFPLADGTPAPTLELRTSWRNPPSALHLANAVSAEARRRSVTVHELRPRPDAEPGTIRCALLCDVETERDWVADHLARAYHGAVAQGTATPTAAVLVRRNADAAPMAEALSVRGVPVEVVGVAGLLAVPEVADLVAMLRLVADPAAGSAVMRVLTGPRWRFGARDIAALWRRARELDDRSVGEPTAAEIVAQAAPDADSACLADAICDPGAAEHYSPAGYERIEALGRELTMLRAHLSHPLPELVAEVRRVAGLDAEARAARPVAAGWTGTENLDTFCDLVADFASRPGASVLALLSYLDVATDVENGLAPAELTVSHDRVQILTVHAAKGLEWQVVAVPHLSTRVFPSTASARTWLTDPSDLPPLLRGDRATESELGVPVLDISDINDRKILSDKISDHKRSLEQRRVDEERRLLYVAITRSEDTLLISGHHWGATESKPRGPSEFLCEIKAIVEDAAAQGRPCGEIEQWAPEPPAGEVNPLRDKAVEAVWPAAPARAADVDRGAALVAQALAGDGDPEGAARDEAADGEGWAADVDALLAERDRAPRAAPRELPGQVSVSTLVELSRDRQAALQRLQRRLPQRPDPHALLGTAFHEWVQRFFHSERLFDLDDLPGAVDSDSGRAGAAELSELQDAFVMSPWAARTPIEVEVPFDMAIGQARTIVVRGRIDAVFAHEDGTTTVVDWKTGEPPATPEAMAQAAVQLAVYRLAWASLRGCPPESVRAAFHYVRSGQTVSPETLPGQDELVALLTGPATAPREPAQES; from the coding sequence GTGGGCGTGCGGTACAGCCCGGCCGAGTTATCCTCCGCGCTGGGCCTGTTCCCGCCGACCGAGGAACAGGCCGCGGTGATCGCCGCGCCTCCGGGCCCCGTGGTGGTGATCGCCGGAGCGGGCGCCGGCAAGACCGAGACCATGGCGGCCCGGGTGGTCTGGCTGGTGGCCAACGGGTACGCCACGCCATCGCAGGTGCTGGGCCTGACGTTCACTCGCAAGGCGGCGGGCCAGCTGCTACGCCGGGTACGGACCCGGCTGGCCCGCCTGGCCGGGGCCGGCCTGGCACCGGGTTCCGGCGGAGGCGACGAGATCCCGACCGTCAGCACCTACCACGCCTTCGCCGGCACGCTGCTCCGCGAGCACGGCCTGCTGCTGCCGGTGGAGCCGGATACCCGGCTGCTCAGCGAGACGGAGCTGTGGCAGTTGGCTTTTGAGGTGGTCTGCGCCCATCCGGGGGAGCTGGCCATCGAGAAGACACCGGCCGCCGTCACCGACATGGTGCTGCGTCTGGCCGGGGCGCTCGCCGAGCATCTGGTCGACACCGACCAGCTGCGCGACACCCATGTGGAATTGGAGCGGCTGGTACACACCCTGCCGGCCGGTCCGTACCAGCGCGACCGTGGACCCAGCCAGTGGCTGCTGAAAATGCTGTCCACCCAGACCGAACGCACCGAACTGGTGCCGTTGATCGATGCGCTGCACCAGCGGATGCGCGCCGACAAGGTGATGGACTTCGGCATGCAGATGTCCGCGGCGGCGCGGCTCGCCGCGAACTTCCCCCAGGTCGGAGAGCAACTGCGGCAACGGTTCCGGGTGGTGCTGCTCGACGAGTACCAGGACACCGGGCATGCCCAGCGGGTGGCGTTGTCGTCGTTGTTCGGTGGCGGCGTCGATGACGGACTGGCATTGACGGCGGTGGGGGATCCGATCCAGTCGATCTACGGCTGGCGCGGCGCGTCGGCGACGAACCTGCCCCGGTTCACCACAGACTTTCCGCTGGCCGACGGCACGCCGGCCCCGACGCTGGAGCTGCGTACCAGCTGGCGCAACCCGCCGAGCGCCCTGCACCTGGCCAACGCGGTCTCGGCCGAGGCGCGTCGCCGCTCGGTGACGGTGCACGAACTGCGGCCCCGGCCTGACGCCGAGCCGGGCACCATCCGGTGCGCACTGCTCTGCGATGTCGAGACCGAACGCGATTGGGTGGCAGACCATCTGGCCCGCGCCTACCACGGCGCGGTGGCGCAGGGCACCGCCACACCGACCGCCGCGGTGCTGGTGCGACGTAACGCCGATGCCGCGCCGATGGCCGAGGCGCTCAGCGTCCGCGGGGTACCGGTCGAGGTGGTGGGGGTGGCCGGGTTGCTGGCGGTGCCCGAGGTGGCCGATCTGGTCGCGATGCTGCGGCTGGTCGCCGATCCCGCCGCGGGTTCGGCGGTGATGCGGGTGCTGACCGGGCCGCGATGGCGCTTCGGCGCCCGGGACATCGCCGCGCTGTGGCGCCGGGCCAGAGAACTCGACGACCGGTCGGTGGGGGAGCCGACCGCCGCCGAGATCGTGGCGCAGGCCGCCCCGGATGCGGATTCGGCCTGCCTGGCCGACGCGATCTGCGATCCCGGTGCCGCCGAGCACTATTCGCCGGCCGGCTATGAGCGGATCGAGGCGCTCGGGCGCGAGCTGACCATGCTGCGTGCGCATCTGAGCCATCCGCTGCCAGAGTTGGTGGCGGAGGTGCGGCGGGTGGCCGGCCTGGACGCCGAGGCCCGAGCGGCCCGGCCGGTGGCTGCGGGCTGGACGGGGACCGAGAATCTCGACACGTTCTGCGATCTGGTGGCCGATTTCGCCTCCCGGCCAGGGGCGTCGGTGCTCGCCCTGCTGTCCTACCTGGACGTGGCGACCGACGTCGAGAACGGTTTGGCCCCTGCCGAACTGACGGTGTCGCACGACCGCGTGCAGATCCTCACCGTGCACGCCGCCAAGGGACTGGAATGGCAGGTGGTGGCGGTTCCGCATCTGAGCACCAGGGTGTTCCCGTCGACGGCCTCGGCCCGCACGTGGCTCACCGATCCGTCGGACCTGCCTCCGCTGCTGCGGGGCGATCGCGCGACCGAATCAGAGCTCGGCGTGCCGGTGCTGGACATCTCGGACATCAATGACCGGAAGATCTTGTCGGACAAGATCTCCGACCACAAACGTAGCCTGGAGCAGCGCCGCGTCGACGAGGAACGCCGATTGCTCTACGTTGCGATCACCCGGTCCGAGGACACCCTGCTGATCTCCGGGCATCACTGGGGCGCCACCGAGAGCAAGCCGCGCGGACCGTCGGAATTCCTGTGTGAGATCAAGGCCATCGTGGAGGATGCTGCCGCGCAGGGCCGGCCGTGCGGCGAGATCGAGCAGTGGGCTCCGGAGCCGCCGGCCGGTGAGGTGAACCCGCTGCGGGACAAGGCGGTCGAGGCCGTCTGGCCGGCGGCTCCGGCCAGGGCGGCCGATGTCGACCGCGGTGCGGCGCTGGTGGCGCAGGCGCTGGCCGGCGACGGTGACCCGGAAGGCGCCGCGCGGGACGAGGCCGCCGACGGAGAGGGCTGGGCCGCCGACGTCGATGCTCTGCTGGCCGAACGGGATCGCGCACCGCGGGCCGCTCCGCGGGAACTGCCGGGGCAGGTGTCGGTCAGCACTCTGGTGGAGCTCAGCCGCGATCGGCAGGCCGCACTACAGCGCCTGCAGCGGAGATTGCCGCAACGCCCGGATCCGCATGCCCTGTTGGGCACCGCATTCCACGAATGGGTGCAGCGGTTCTTCCACTCGGAGCGGTTGTTCGACCTCGATGATCTGCCAGGCGCGGTGGACAGTGACAGCGGGCGTGCCGGCGCAGCCGAACTGTCGGAGTTGCAGGATGCATTCGTCATGTCGCCGTGGGCCGCCCGCACCCCGATCGAGGTGGAAGTGCCGTTCGACATGGCGATCGGGCAGGCCCGGACCATCGTTGTGCGGGGCCGCATCGACGCGGTGTTCGCGCACGAGGACGGCACCACGACCGTGGTGGACTGGAAGACCGGCGAGCCGCCGGCCACACCGGAAGCCATGGCGCAGGCCGCGGTGCAGCTCGCGGTGTACCGCCTGGCCTGGGCGTCGCTGCGGGGCTGCCCGCCGGAATCGGTGCGGGCCGCGTTCCATTACGTGCGCTCGGGGCAGACCGTCAGCCCCGAGACGCTGCCCGGGCAGGACGAACTCGTCGCCTTGCTCACCGGCCCGGCCACCGCGCCACGTGAGCCGGCGCAGGAGTCCTAG
- a CDS encoding VIT1/CCC1 transporter family protein: MTNPSHPAEPHVGSLSSRLNWLRAGVLGANDGIVSTAGIVVGVAAATVEHAPILTAGIAGLAAGAVSMALGEYVSVSTQRDTERALLRKERRELRDDPTAELNELSALYEAKGLTTATARTVAEELTDHDAFAAHAEVELGIDPKDLTNPWQAAASSALSFTIGALLPLVAILIPPTTWRIPVTVVAVLLALMLTGAVSAGLGGAPKGRAVLRNVIGGGLALLITYVIGLAVGTTIA; this comes from the coding sequence GTGACGAATCCCAGCCATCCGGCCGAACCGCACGTGGGCTCCCTGTCATCGAGGCTGAACTGGCTTCGCGCCGGGGTTTTGGGTGCCAATGACGGAATCGTTTCCACGGCAGGCATCGTGGTCGGCGTCGCGGCCGCCACGGTGGAGCATGCGCCGATCCTGACTGCCGGCATCGCCGGCCTGGCCGCCGGAGCAGTCTCGATGGCACTGGGCGAATACGTCTCGGTGAGCACCCAGCGCGACACCGAACGCGCCCTGCTGCGCAAGGAACGCCGCGAGTTACGCGACGACCCGACCGCCGAACTGAACGAGTTGAGCGCCCTCTACGAGGCGAAGGGCCTGACGACGGCGACGGCACGTACCGTGGCCGAAGAACTCACCGACCACGACGCCTTCGCCGCGCACGCCGAAGTCGAATTGGGTATCGATCCCAAGGATCTGACGAATCCGTGGCAGGCCGCGGCGTCCTCGGCACTGTCGTTCACCATCGGCGCCTTGTTGCCGTTGGTCGCGATCCTGATCCCGCCGACGACGTGGCGGATCCCCGTGACCGTGGTGGCCGTGCTGCTGGCGCTCATGCTCACCGGGGCGGTGTCGGCCGGGTTGGGCGGGGCCCCGAAGGGACGCGCGGTGCTGCGCAATGTGATCGGTGGCGGCCTGGCCCTGCTGATCACGTATGTGATCGGCCTTGCGGTGGGCACGACCATCGCCTGA
- a CDS encoding DoxX family protein, producing MTAPEPQRISAAPAAQRMAALLLGMGTLHFVAPKPFDSIIPAELPGTARFYTYASGVGELATGALLAVPRTRRLGALAAVALFLAVFPGNVNMVRLWWDKPWPMRIVAIARLPLQIPMITAALRVYRNS from the coding sequence ATGACCGCACCCGAGCCTCAGCGGATCTCCGCCGCACCCGCCGCCCAACGTATGGCGGCCCTGCTCCTGGGCATGGGCACGCTGCACTTCGTCGCGCCCAAACCCTTCGACTCGATCATCCCGGCCGAGCTGCCGGGCACTGCCCGCTTCTACACCTATGCCTCCGGGGTCGGTGAGCTGGCCACCGGCGCCCTGCTGGCCGTGCCCCGCACTCGGCGGCTCGGCGCGCTGGCCGCCGTGGCATTGTTCCTCGCGGTGTTCCCCGGCAACGTGAACATGGTCCGGCTGTGGTGGGACAAGCCTTGGCCGATGCGGATCGTCGCCATCGCCCGGCTGCCGCTGCAGATCCCGATGATCACCGCGGCGCTGCGCGTGTATCGCAACTCCTAG